The following are encoded in a window of Brettanomyces bruxellensis chromosome 9, complete sequence genomic DNA:
- a CDS encoding uncharacterized protein (BUSCO:EOG09261XZ6) yields the protein MPLTEVRGKYRDDFLGDGNEHHDSTDEHLPKTKRTSGKRGRTQKRHINRSMARNRDGDEQSMKRRKTDGDANNLEIDTSDDEEAENLEIENESEDEDEENSDSNAYGFLIKNLKEEYGDDEDENNIGEEDDEEPDILNEKGSAEEDMIEENGDESDADADEDEDQEEEEEEEEEDNLSDGDNTDTHFDALDKHFNEEDKIDKLVSSYEARIKKEGSRGFLGVSERCNFREDGYVKVDMQYQGLDYDYKAPEAEKHDLKSLLAHYNVRKNIQEGFLSAKHTDLEVSLIDSLLKYQNVQLHYYHSSDIRKNYQKYYLLHCLNHILKTRNRVLSNNQKKKKIMEQIDKEQIDPSEADKPQFRDQGYTRPRVLILLPTRNAAWEVVNKLVNLSGIETVESKKRFREQFYDSFGRGNTPSELSYRKKPTDFREMFKGNSNDYFCLGVKLTRKSIRLYAKLDQSDIIVASPLGLKMIYEKSANSKGRKRGRKEDTEFLSSIEISVLDKCEGLLMQNWEHVTEILEKRLNAPAKNFEEFKVDFSRVRMWAINDQYKFVTQMLVFGKYGTPELNSTIMNSKMSSNLQSGAVIYKPSIGRGNCVIDNFKEKLARVGIIGRYTKLNQAFMRFDTNSIVSEPDKRFEYFKNVMLPQIINKASYDFGTLIYVPNYIDYLRLTNYLRNESSISFVSIDEYSSQSKVTRNRAKFADARNDARVMVMTERLHFYKRYSIKGVRNVIFYDIPTDPDFYSQILQFVVDEKIRVEVSVDGNDEEEEEEEEGEEEDGDEEEEEEEEPQDGNDYQVEMDLNLCMIRAMFSKFDLMRLEKVVGLRNAARLCNEDSEVNVFN from the coding sequence ATGCCATTAACGGAGGTGCGGGGCAAATACAGGGATGATTTCCTTGGGGATGGAAATGAACATCATGATTCTACAGATGAACATCTACCAAAGACGAAAAGAACTTCAGGCAAAAGGGGCAGAACACAGAAAAGACACATTAACAGATCAATGGCTAGAAACAGAGATGGGGATGAGCAAAGCATGAAAAGACGGAAAACTGATGGCGATGCTAATAACTTGGAAATTGATACcagtgatgatgaggaagcagaaaatCTTGAAATAGAAAACGAGAGcgaagatgaggatgaggagaaCTCTGATTCCAACGCTTATGGATTTCTCATTAAGAACCTTAAGGAAGAatatggtgatgatgaggatgaaaataatattggaGAGGAGGATGACGAGGAACCAGATATTTTAAATGAGAAAGGTTCTGCGGAGGAAGACATGATCGAAGAAAACGGGGATGAAAGTGATGCAGATgcagatgaggatgaagatcaagaggaagaggaggaggaagaggaggaagataaTTTGTCCGATGGAGATAATACAGACACTCATTTTGATGCTCTGGACAAACAttttaatgaagaagataagaTTGATAAGTTAGTTTCTTCGTATGAAGCAAGGATAAAGAAGGAGGGGTCAAGGGGATTTTTGGGGGTCAGTGAGAGATGTAATTTTAGGGAGGATGGATATGTAAAGGTGGACATGCAATATCAAGGGTTAGATTATGACTATAAGGCTCCTGAGGCGGAAAAACATGACTTAAAAAGCCTTCTTGCACACTATAATGTTCGTAAAAACATACAGGAAGGATTTCTGAGTGCTAAACATACTGATTTGGAAGTTAGCTTGATTGATTCCCTattgaaatatcaaaatgtGCAACTACACTATTATCACTCTTCTGACATTCGCAAGAACTATCAGAAATACTATTTACTTCATTGCCTCaatcatattttaaagACACGAAATCGGGTTTTAAGCAATaatcaaaagaagaaaaagatcatGGAGCAGATAGATAAGGAGCAGATAGATCCATCAGAAGCCGACAAGCCACAATTTCGTGATCAGGGCTATACTCGTCCAAGAGTTCTCATCTTACTTCCTACGCGAAATGCAGCATGGGAGGTTGTGAATAAATTGGTCAATCTCTCAGGTATTGAGACGGtagaaagtaaaaagaggtTCAGAGAACAATTCTATGACAGTTTTGGACGGGGAAATACACCGAGTGAATTGAGCTACAGGAAGAAACCAACAGATTTTCGGGAGATGTTTAAGGGAAACTCGAATGATTACTTCTGTCTTGGTGTTAAGTTAACGCGAAAGAGCATCAGACTTTATGCAAAATTGGACCAGTCCGATATTATTGTTGCATCGCCCCTCGGTCTCAAAATGATATATGAGAAATCGGCTAATTCCAAAGGGCGAAAAAGAGGTCGGAAGGAAGACACAGAGTTTCTCAGTTCGATCGAAATATCCGTGTTGGATAAGTGCGAGGGATTGCTCATGCAGAACTGGGAGCACGTGACTGAAATCCTTGAGAAGAGATTGAATGCTCCCGCAAAGAATTTTGAGGAATTCAAGGTCGACTTCAGTAGGGTTCGGATGTGGGCAATTAATGATCAATACAAATTTGTCACTCAAATGCTTGTATTTGGAAAATACGGCACTCCAGAACTTAATAGTACAATCATGAATAGTAAGATGTCATCGAACTTACAATCAGGCGCTGTTATATACAAGCCTTCGATTGGTAGGGGAAATTGCGTTATTGACAATTTCAAAGAGAAATTGGCGAGAGTTGGAATCATAGGGAGGTACACTAAATTGAACCAAGCATTTATGAGATTTGATACAAATTCGATTGTTTCCGAACCAGACAAGagatttgaatattttaagAATGTCATGCTACCTCAGATCATCAATAAGGCGTCTTATGATTTTGGAACGTTAATATATGTTCCAAACTATATTGACTACTTAAGGTTGACAAACTATTTAAGAAATGAGTCAAGCATTTCTTTTGTATCAATAGATGAATACTCCAGTCAAAGTAAAGTTACCAGAAACAGAGCTAAATTTGCAGACGCTCGAAATGATGCGAGAGTTATGGTGATGACCGAAAGGCTTCATTTTTACAAGAGATATTCGATTAAGGGTGTTCGAAACGTGATTTTCTACGATATACCGACTGACCCGGATTTCTACTCACAGATTTTACAATTTGTAGTTGATGAAAAGATCAGAGTTGAAGTTTCGGTTGATGGTAacgatgaggaagaagaagaagaagaagagggggaggaggaagatggggatgaagaagaagaagaggaagaggagcCCCAAGATGGAAATGACTATCAGGTGGAGATGGACTTAAATTTGTGCATGATACGTGCCATGTTTAGTAAGTTTGATTTGATGAGACTTGAGAAAGTTGTTGGACTAAGGAATGCAGCTCGCTTATGCAACGAGGATAGTGAAGTGAATGTGTTCAATTGA
- a CDS encoding uncharacterized protein (BUSCO:EOG092640ET) yields the protein MVDFSNRDIPHTPSSSHSINHNRQSARAVSSLDGNDYIPKSGTDFSGNETPLGHDNYKFEMKSKSVDGTPVPDYKKEDSLPRTKNHDISQLDITDHKHKRPRHKHRHKMPSGKRSWRHYWIAFKQMARMFLATLYLCYVILTIPLSFEVGGLDCGLSFSFTILVLYFVLATFRVLRYHRFLSTFLYYMQHLFLPSILSLFLTIFTSDTHSPHNFNSSASSTFSSASLSPSVSTSFFSKLWWNYILEGWKLFLVNATPLFTILEGFCTLLSIQAVGQVSQFLIRHRSDTWSIANLIISSCILLSCLYFVVKIYVSPDIDVSKVGMVTASLLGSAFTCTTLIAVFGVSSGRASPLECSLLVAYIVKCSYELFPELSKRNFTSLFKFIMDEFKKIDSQANSLNRDFLKSVHNAFKTNTNGGLMSLLHLNGSLLAGSASKRHQILSLFYVKCKDFFVNVVWRFIAENLPRSFEPLWDFFKISMSNLTAPILIQLAFRIGVFFAATKIIPILQPIQHYDSPLSSPANSEASSIFPVDEKRKTEEDTSDEEEEHKISLSSTLSRARPPENTSTSLKLLYLYSPCIIIAIYTNLMIQYNDDLDKQNHFWNWLKATLASNLAKKSAGSGPLLPKAAETIAGEDVHLWQFWNWVNIFLVLLLYFSELVNHDPDDNTLTEHWA from the coding sequence ATGGTGGACTTTTCGAATAGAGATATCCCCCACACTCCAAGCTCTTCTCATTCCATAAATCACAATCGCCAAAGCGCGCGAGCGGTTTCTTCGCTTGATGGGAATGACTATATTCCGAAATCGGGCACAGACTTTTCTGGAAATGAGACCCCACTGGGGCATGATAACTACAAGTTtgaaatgaaaagcaaatCCGTGGATGGTACCCCTGTTCCTGATTATAAGAAAGAGGATAGTCTGCCGAGAACTAAGAACCATGATATTTCACAACTTGATATTACTGACCACAAGCATAAAAGACCAAGGCACAAGCACAGACACAAAATGCCTTCAGGGAAGAGATCCTGGCGACATTATTGGATAGCCTTCAAGCAGATGGCCCGGATGTTTCTGGCAACGCTTTACCTTTGCTATGTTATACTTACCATACCTCTCAGCTTTGAAGTTGGTGGTTTAGACTGCGGACTCAGTTTCTCCTTCACCATTCTAGTGCTCTACTTCGTGCTAGCCACATTTAGAGTGCTTCGATATCATCGATTCCTATCTACCTTTCTATATTACATGCAGCATCTTTTTCTACCGAGTATACTTTCGTTGTTCTTGACGATTTTCACATCTGATACGCATTCACCGCATAATTTCAACTCTTCCGCGTCATCTACTTTCTCTTCCGCCTCGTTGTCTCCATCTGTATCCacatccttcttctccaagcTTTGGTGGAACTACATTCTTGAAGGATGGAAGCTTTTTTTAGTTAATGCCACTCCGCTTTTCACAATTTTGGAAGGGTTTTGCACGCTTCTTTCGATTCAAGCCGTTGGTCAGGTCTCACAGTTTCTAATCCGCCATCGATCTGACACTTGGTCTATTGCGAACTTGATAATAAGCTCCTGCATTTTGCTATCATGCCTCTACTTCGTTGTCAAGATCTATGTCTCACCAGATATTGACGTTTCTAAAGTTGGAATGGTCACAGCATCGCTGTTGGGCTCTGCATTCACGTGCACTACACTAATAGCAGTTTTTGGGGTGTCTTCTGGTAGGGCATCGCCTTTGGAATGCTCTCTATTGGTGGCATATATTGTTAAGTGCTCCTATGAGCTTTTCCCAGAACTGTCCAAGAGGAATTTTACCTCTCTGTTCAAGTTTATCATGGATGAgttcaagaaaattgacTCGCAGGCCAACAGCCTGAACAGGGACTTTCTAAAATCTGTTCATAACGCATTtaaaacaaacacaaatGGTGGTCTAATGTCTCTGCTTCATTTGAATGGATCGCTTCTTGCCGGTTCTGCAAGCAAGCGTCATCAAATCTTGTCGCTGTTCTACGTGAAGTGTAAAGATTTTTTTGTCAATGTTGTCTGGCGCTTCATAGCGGAAAACCTTCCCCGTTCTTTTGAACCATTGTGggatttcttcaaaatttcGATGAGCAATCTAACTGCCCCCATTTTAATACAGCTAGCATTCCGGATTGGCGTTTTCTTTGCTGCAACCAAGATCATTCCAATATTACAGCCAATTCAGCATTATGACTCCCCACTCTCGAGTCCTGCAAATTCCGAAGCATCAAGCATATTTCctgttgatgaaaaaaggaaaactGAAGAGGATACGTcggatgaagaagaggagcataaaatatctctttcttctacTCTCAGTCGTGCCAGGCCACCAGAAAATACATCAACCTCGTTAAAGCTTCTCTACTTATATTCGCCTTGCATTATTATTGCTATCTACACTAATTTGATGATCCAATACAACGATGATCTCGACAAACAGAATCATTTCTGGAACTGGTTAAAAGCAACGTTGGCATCCAACCTAGCGAAAAAGTCGGCAGGAAGTGGGCCCCTACTGCCGAAAGCTGCCGAGACAATTGCCGGTGAAGATGTTCATCTATGGCAATTCTGGAATTGGgtcaacatttttttggttctccttctttactTTTCGGAACTCGTAAATCATGATCCTGATGACAATACTTTGACCGAGCATTGGGCTTGA
- the LSP1 gene encoding lipid-binding protein, translated as MMQRTYSMRKSRAPTASELANPPPPPSKSKKSFFGSGSISSIIRRQAAGSFGPEMSRKLAQLIKIEKSLEKSMEVVANERRLVAKQLSLWGEDNDDDVSDVTDKLGVLLYELGELEDQFIDKYDLYRITLKSIRDIESSVQPSRNRKQKITDEIAHLKYKDPQSPKIPVLEQELVRAEAESLVAEAQLSNITREKLKAAYLYQCDSLREFAEKEALIAGYGKALLELLDDAPVTPGETRAAYDGYEASKQIIMDCENALATWTLDNSYVKQPTLSLSHDEVYAAAEQDGDEAAAAPVDGENADAAPEPEDAAPETEDAAVDASKTEA; from the coding sequence ATGATGCAAAGAACATATTCAATGAGGAAATCGAGGGCACCAACAGCCTCAGAACTGGCCAACCCTCCTCCTCCACCTTCGAAGTCTAAGAAGAGCTTTTTCGGTTCCGGATCGATCAGCTCGATCATCCGCAGGCAGGCAGCCGGCTCGTTCGGTCCGGAAATGTCGAGGAAGCTCGCACAGTTGATAAAAATCGAAAAAAGCTTGGAGAAAAGCATGGAAGTTGTGGCCAATGAGAGAAGACTGGTTGCCAAGCAGCTCTCTCTCTGGGGAGAAGACAACGATGATGACGTTTCGGACGTCACCGACAAGTTGGGCGTGCTCCTGTACGAATTGGGCGAGTTGGAGGACCAATTCATCGACAAGTACGATCTTTACAGGATTACTTTGAAGTCCATCCGGGATATCGAGTCTTCTGTGCAGCCCTCGAGGAACAGAAAGCAGAAGATCACCGATGAGATTGCCCACCTCAAGTACAAGGACCCTCAATCGCCTAAAATCCCCGTCTTGGAGCAGGAATTGGTCCGTGCAGAGGCAGAATCGCTTGTTGCCGAGGCCCAGTTGTCCAACATCACCAGAGAAAAGTTGAAGGCCGCCTATTTGTACCAGTGCGACTCCTTGCGTGAGTTTGCCGAGAAGGAAGCTTTGATTGCCGGATACGGAAAGGCCCTCTTGGAGCTTCTAGACGATGCTCCTGTTACACCCGGTGAAACTAGGGCTGCCTACGATGGTTACGAAGCCTCAAAGCAGATCATCATGGATTGTGAAAATGCCCTTGCAACGTGGACTTTGGACAATTCTTACGTTAAGCAGCCTACTCTATCCTTGAGCCATGATGAGGTGTATGCTGCTGCAGAACAGGATGGTGATGAAGCTGCTGCTGCTCCAGTAGATGGTGAAAATGCAGATGCTGCTCCTGAACCTGAGGATGCTGCTCCTGAAACTGAGGATGCTGCAGTTGACGCGTCAAAAACTGAAGCCTGA
- a CDS encoding uncharacterized protein (BUSCO:EOG092645TJ) produces the protein MEISEATTIVANLQKTKDTKTLIQLLEVLKEKVVPTEKFLRKTKVGIAVNRLRSNSDPAVSALVKKIIKSWKDEVFKEKRKKHQKQAAQSHASEDKSVKVESVKNEENNEQKSKEKFVSTKRRNPANDGVKINFYDNSTRNGCISGLYTALAMGSTAQPDDIVGVAKEVEKCAFEMHKGKIDDKYRNKTRSLIMNLRNKKNPELREKILSRELKASRFVYMTNQELAPESLKKEMADMHQKNLFEAQGAVQKRAVTDRFVCGRCKQREVSYYQMQTRSADEPLTTFCTCEKCGYRWKFC, from the coding sequence atggaaattaGTGAAGCAACTACGATTGTGGCGAACCTGCAGAAGACCAAAGACACTAAAACTTTAATACAGCTCTTGGAAGTTCTTAAGGAGAAAGTGGTGCCGACCGAGAAGTTTTTGAGAAAGACAAAAGTGGGAATTGCGGTGAACAGACTTAGATCGAACTCAGATCCGGCAGTTTCAGCtctggtgaaaaaaattatcaagTCATGGAAAGATGAAGTtttcaaagagaaaagaaaaaagcatcagaAGCAAGCGGCCCAGAGCCATGCCTCGGAAGACAAGAGCGTGAAAGTGGAAAGTGTGAAAAACGAGGAGAATAATGAACAAAAGAGCAAGGAGAAGTTTGTATCGacaaagagaagaaatcCAGCAAATGATGGAGTGAAAATTAATTTCTACGACAACTCGACGAGAAACGGATGTATCTCGGGTTTGTACACTGCCTTGGCAATGGGATCAACTGCACAGCCGGATGATATAGTGGGGGTTGCGAAGGAGGTGGAAAAATGTGCATTTGAGATGCACAAGGGTAAGATTGACGACAAGTATCGTAACAAGACTAGATCTTTGATTATGAATCTTCGGAACAAGAAGAACCCGGAGCTTCGGGAGAAGATTCTCAGCCGAGAGCTAAAGGCATCACGATTTGTCTATATGACGAACCAGGAGCTTGCACCGGAGTcgttgaagaaagaaatggcCGATATGCATCAGAAGAATTTGTTTGAGGCCCAGGGAGCCGTTCAAAAAAGAGCCGTTACCGATAGATTTGTTTGCGGTAGATGCAAACAAAGGGAGGTGAGCTACTACCAAATGCAGACGCGTTCGGCCGATGAGCCGCTCACGACATTCTGCACATGTGAGAAGTGTGGATACAGATGGAAGTTCTGTTAA
- a CDS encoding uncharacterized protein (BUSCO:EOG09260DUW): MDLSYENVLETLKNASGPTRDAEQISAEKQLKTWEICKGYHYFLQKAYSDVSQPLQMRWLAVICLKNGVDKYWRSTRMHAISPEEKVEIRNNLFNQLDESNKQLTIQNAHTVARICRHDFPMEWPNVFDQLVEIIQTSAGRYDATSMVRTNNALIILNEVLKALSAVRIGRARSAMQQKMPMVFPYLVACYNDYFNKWIKEYDAGIVEVDYMCLKCLWKAVVNGFQEPYHEELVRDFMQTTLMHLQLLLQQHAKTQLELLERFLRCYLKIYLDLCESDVTSFMLFPCSVSILQSLKSLIVKEADAVYQLEDADGSGFWEQMVVKAFLIFKKVAAFGHKGNSGSLLRKENGKEIQDASKIVLNQVFTPKALAELLQVMITHYLRLRPCDLEAWNLEPEQWALDDMQSSWEYQARPCAERFFQDLASYYKPLMSQMILEAVGSILGDANSDTLVKDSAMCIFELSTVAVSDKCNFDEMLSNFFLPQAMNTSSSDLQIIRRRVCLVINEWVSVQCSKETRNSVYKFLDELLDFNQVANDKVVRLTACIVLKHMLSDWDFRKSAFKPYLESTTSRSLTLLKQLELTESKKIVLEVISLLVERNGSLINDSIIQELLEMVPQLWQESEKTGQPILQNSLLRLLKELTNSLGPKCGRVLPLVLPLIPACCSENAQYYSLLSEDGFELWSSLLKQLPSNNPTSIPEEIFHSWFPLVLGGLRNATEILPLILNITRSYMLFDPSLFTSQTGFNIFKVLSEYLQTMRDDSLYITSQLVEIMALHMTKYQQEQNTLVPELVQSGLFGSMVKFVLRKTETPNCEIKLSFPLLRLVMLDPKSFIFQLLTTVIGNSECSSASSGEFPPQVELALLFNRLMTNLVSNLRLTYDSKARKLLLLALLSFYDTTFFTHAVESNSQFKGDTEYEIQHLDGISGVFFTLTLHFGEIMSLATRFFEEIHETPSGDCKTYHSQGTYDDEELVPIRNEVEEEEQDGDPDNEYIREFRVPDSSEKQRFTDLVLEVDPIFNINMKSFVQSKMGQLAAGVDNYNILLKSLSKETLDDLQLQYDKAGTN, from the coding sequence ATGGATCTTAGCTATGAAAATGTTTTAGAAACTTTAAAAAATGCCTCGGGTCCCACCAGAGATGCCGAACAGATTTCTGCAGAAAAGCAGCTCAAAACATGGGAAATTTGTAAAGGCTACCACTATTTTCTACAGAAAGCATATAGTGATGTTTCGCAGCCATTACAGATGCGATGGCTTGCAGTTATATGCTTGAAAAATGGTGTGGACAAGTACTGGCGCTCAACAAGGATGCATGCAATTTCACCGGAGGAAAAAGTTGAGATAAGAaacaatttatttaatcAACTGGATGAATCCAACAAACAACTCACCATACAGAATGCGCACACGGTGGCCCGGATATGCCGGCATGACTTTCCGATGGAATGGCCGAATGTATTCGATCAATTGGTAGAAATAATCCAGACATCTGCAGGGCGTTATGATGCAACATCGATGGTTCGAACAAATAATGCATTAATCATCCTGAATGAAGTGTTGAAGGCTTTATCGGCAGTGAGGATAGGGCGGGCAAGATCTGCGATGCAGCAAAAAATGCCTATGGTGTTCCCATATCTTGTTGCTTGCTACAATGACTATTTCAACAAATGGATAAAAGAATACGATGCAGGAATAGTGGAGGTCGATTACATGTGTCTTAAGTGTCTCTGGAAAGCAGTTGTGAACGGCTTCCAGGAGCCATACCACGAAGAACTAGTGCGAGATTTTATGCAGACCACATTGATGCATTTACAGCTACTCTTGCAGCAGCATGCAAAAACTCAATTGGAGCTTCTTGAGCGTTTTCTCCGGTGCTATCTCAAGATATATCTCGATTTATGTGAGTCGGACGTGACGTCATTTATGCTCTTCCCATGTTCCGTTTCAATTTTGCAGAGTTTGAAATCGCTGATTGTTAAGGAGGCAGATGCTGTTTACCAGTTAGAAGATGCCGATGGATCGGGATTCTGGGAGCAAATGGTGGTGAAGGCATTCTTGATCTTTAAGAAAGTGGCCGCATTTGGCCACAAGGGCAACTCAGGGTCTCTTTTGAGAAAGGAGAATGGGAAAGAAATTCAGGATGCCTCGAAAATAGTGTTGAATCAGGTGTTCACACCTAAAGCATTAGCAGAACTTTTGCAGGTGATGATCACACATTATTTGAGGTTGCGTCCGTGTGACTTGGAGGCTTGGAATTTGGAGCCCGAACAATGGGCACTTGATGATATGCAGAGCAGTTGGGAATATCAAGCTCGTCCATGTGCGGAACGCTTTTTTCAGGATTTAGCATCATACTACAAGCCTTTAATGTCTCAAATGATATTGGAGGCTGTAGGTTCGATATTGGGCGATGCAAATTCGGATACTTTGGTTAAAGATTCAGCAATGTGCATCTTTGAGCTAAGTACAGTAGCTGTTTCTGATAAATGCAACTTTGATGAGATGCTttcaaacttcttcttgccCCAGGCCATGAACACTTCATCCTCGGACTTGCAAATTATTCGCAGGCGGGTATGCCTGGTGATCAACGAGTGGGTTTCAGTTCAATGCTCAAAAGAGACCAGAAACAGCGTCTACAAGTTTTTGGACGAGCTCCTTGACTTTAACCAGGTTGCAAACGATAAAGTTGTCCGTCTTACTGCATGCATTGTGCTCAAACACATGCTTAGCGACTGGGACTTTCGCAAAAGTGCATTCAAGCCATACTTAGAGTCTACAACCTCGCGTTCTCTTACTTTGCTGAAGCAGTTAGAGCTTACCGAATCGAAAAAAATCGTTCTCGAGGTAATTTCGCTTTTGGTGGAGAGAAATGGCTCGCTTATCAATGATTCAATAATTCAGGAGCTTCTTGAAATGGTTCCGCAACTATGGCAGGAGTCGGAGAAAACCGGACAGCCAATTCTTCAGAATTCTCTCTTGCGTCTTCTCAAAGAACTTACCAACTCCTTAGGACCGAAATGTGGCCGTGTGCTGCCCTTAGTCTTACCACTGATACCCGCATGCTGCTCAGAAAATGCACAGTATTACTCTTTACTATCTGAGGATGGATTTGAGCTTTGGTCTTCGTTACTTAAACAGCTTCCATCGAACAATCCGACCTCCATACCCGAGGAGATATTTCATTCTTGGTTTCCGCTAGTTCTTGGGGGGCTTAGGAATGCCACAGAGATCCTTCCAttaattttaaatattACTCGTTCGTACATGCTGTTCGACCCCTCTTTATTCACATCACAGACTGGATTCAACATATTTAAGGTGCTCAGCGAGTACTTGCAGACTATGCGAGATGATTCATTATATATCACATCTCAGCTTGTGGAGATTATGGCCTTGCATATGACGAAATATCAGCAAGAGCAGAATACTCTAGTTCCGGAATTAGTTCAAAGCGGACTTTTTGGCTCAATGGTGAAGTTTGTCTTGAGAAAAACCGAGACCCCAAACTGCGAGATTAAACTCTCATTTCCTTTACTTAGGCTGGTTATGCTGGACCCTAAatcttttatatttcaaCTCTTGACCACCGTTATTGGTAACAGTGAATGTTCTTCTGCATCCTCGGGCGAATTTCCTCCCCAGGTTGAACTTGCTCTTTTATTTAACCGCCTCATGACGAACTTGGTATCAAATCTAAGACTCACATACGACTCTAAGGCCAGAAAATTGCTTCTACTGGCgcttctctctttttacGACACGACGTTTTTTACCCATGCCGTTGAAAGTAATTCACAATTCAAAGGCGACACGGAATACGAAATTCAGCATTTGGATGGTATTAGTGGAGTATTTTTTACTCTCACCTTACATTTTGGAGAGATAATGTCATTGGCCACCAGGTTCTTTGAGGAAATACACGAAACACCAAGTGGTGATTGTAAGACATACCACAGCCAGGGAACGTACGATGATGAGGAGTTGGTACCAATTAGAAATGAggttgaagaggaagagcAGGATGGCGATCCGGATAATGAATATATCCGGGAATTTCGAGTCCCGGACAGCAGTGAAAAGCAAAGATTTACAGATTTGGTTCTGGAGGTGGATCCAATATTTAACATTAACATGAAGAGCTTTGTGCAGAGCAAAATGGGGCAGTTGGCCGCTGGAGTTGATAACTACAACATACTATTGAAATCGTTGAGCAAAGAGACACTGGATGACCTTCAGCTACAGTATGATAAAGCTGGAACGAactga
- a CDS encoding uncharacterized protein (BUSCO:EOG09263EVJ), which yields MAELNPTSWTCSSNNALYVSIAEPKGAFTFKPKFTYPIFGEAEQIFGYKDLRMDLAFDCKSLKPFFNYRYSSKMSENVKDIKEQILPFLAEKGKDVVFKDEGKWLDSIDDEKFSIPGDCVEEYKIRSDVLNTYKVFKFNIAKSKEGLKLHRRMQVFVLLYIEAGSYIDDKDPAWDIYCIYKCPKDGSKETFIGFTTTYSYWKYPGHLIYDATDSLNVRYRQKISQFIILPPFQSKRHGQHLYEAVVNDWLKDSSVEEITVEDPSEAFDDLRDRCDMERLLFQHHFLKSLDKLPVTAEWIENVRKQEKMEKRQFARCVEMGLLYLLNEQQKTMKPSGIDGLSQKEIRKLIKARLYKKNRDALADLEKSDMQDKLQTAYQRIRDDYMRILSSVRNTQKNRLSLSKRAGTEVDAGESKKAKAE from the coding sequence ATGGCAGAATTAAATCCTACAAGCTGGACGTGTTCTTCCAACAATGCATTATATGTTTCAATAGCAGAGCCTAAAGGAGCATTCACATTCAAGCCAAAATTCACGTATCCGATATTTGGGGAGGCGGAGCAGATATTTGGATACAAGGATCTTCGTATGGATCTTGCGTTTGATTGTAAATCCTTAAAGCCGTTCTTCAATTACAGATATTCGTCCAAGATGTCCGAAAACGTTAAAGACATCAAAGAGCAGATACTTCCATTTTTGGCTGAGAAGGGCAAGGATGTTGTCTTCAAAGATGAGGGGAAATGGTTGGATAGCATCGATGATGAGAAGTTTAGTATTCCCGGCGACTGTGTTGAGGAATACAAAATAAGAAGTGATGTGTTGAACACGTACAAGGTGTTTAAATTCAATATTGCAAAGAGCAAGGAGGGCCTCAAGCTTCATAGGAGGATGCAGGTGTTTGTTCTTCTGTACATTGAAGCAGGATCTTACATTGATGACAAGGATCCGGCCTGGGACATATACTGCATCTACAAATGTCCCAAAGATGGCTCTAAGGAGACGTTTATTGGTTTTACAACAACGTATTCTTACTGGAAATACCCGGGTCATTTGATATACGATGCCACAGATAGTTTGAATGTGAGATACAGGCAGAAAATCTCCCAGTTCATAATCCTGCCTCCATTCCAATCGAAACGACACGGACAGCATTTGTATGAGGCAGTGGTGAATGACTGGCTTAAGGATAGCAGTGTTGAAGAAATAACGGTGGAGGATCCAAGTGAGgcttttgatgatttgagGGACAGGTGTGACATGGAGAGGCTTCTTTTCCAGCATCACTTCTTAAAGTCTTTAGACAAACTACCGGTTACAGCCGAATGGATCGAAAATGTTagaaagcaggaaaagatGGAGAAGCGGCAGTTTGCAAGATGCGTTGAGATGGGACTTTTGTATTTGCTCAATGAGCAGCAGAAGACCATGAAGCCGTCTGGAATTGATGGGCTCTCGCAGAAAGAAATCAGAAAGCTTATAAAGGCAAGGCTTTACAAAAAGAATAGGGATGCATTGGCTGACCTTGAAAAAAGCGATATGCAGGACAAACTCCAAACTGCGTACCAGAGGATCAGAGATGATTACATGCGTATTCTTTCAAGTGTAAGAAACACGCAAAAAAACAGATTGAGTTTGTCAAAAAGAGCAGGAACCGAAGTTGATGCCGGGGAGAGCAAGAAGGCTAAAGCGGAATAA